Genomic segment of Thermococcus sp.:
ATCTCCATCAAGAATCACCACTATATTGTAGTCGGAGATGGCTATTAACCTTTTGGATATGTCAAGCGAACAAGCGAAAATTGACACCACCTTCCGCCTCCGCCATGATGACAGTTATCAGATGAAAAGCTGACTAAATGACAATAAATTGAGGGATAATATTTTAAACCCCTTCAACCTATGGGGGGCACCAGTGGAGGGAAAGGAGATGTTCGGAAAAAATACCAAAGTTGGAACGTATTTCAAGGAGCCAAACGCGAGGTGCCTTAGCGTACCGGCTTTTCTGGTGACTTACCGCCATCATTGACTCTTCTGGAGCTTCGTTAGACCTGGATAGTTCTAACGCCGCTGATCCTTTGAATAAAACTCAGGAGGGGTTAGTGTGAGAAAGGGTTTACTTGCCGAGTCAGAGAGGTTATCCGAGATTGGAAAGTACCTGAGGAGAACCTTCGAGCTGTGGGGCTACCGCGAGGTCTTTCTGCCCGCGATCGAGGAGTACCGCGAGGGCCTCAGGAAGGGGACGAAATTCGCCTACAACAACGAGTTCTACGTCATCAAACCAGACATAACGTCGCAGATACTGGAGAACATCAAGGAAGTTCCGGAGAAGCTCAAGCTCTACTACATCAGCGAGGTGCTTGACGGCGGCGTGAGGGGGCAGTGGCAGGCCGGGGTGGAGTACATAGGCGGGGACGTCACGAAGATGGCCGCCGAGGTGCTTCTCACGGCCATAACCGCCCTCGAAGCGGTCGGGATAGAGGAGTTTTACATAGACATAGGGAGCCTGAAGGTCTGGGAGAAGGCCACAGAAGACGTGGAAGAGTTCCGGGCGGAAATCTACAGGGCACTTGTGAGGAGAAACTTTGAGATAATAGAGCGTCTCCCGATAAGCAAGGAGAAAAAGGAGGAGCTGTGGGAGCTTTTCAACTTCTGGGGGAAGGAGAGCGGCTATCGGAAGCTCGACAGGATAGTCGAGGCCGTCAACGACGAGAGGCTGTTCATCGACTTCGGAACGGTTAGACCGCTGCCCTACTACCGCGACGTGCTCTTCGAGGTCTATTCACCCGAGCTGGGGAAGCCCCTCGGTGGCGGTGGTGAGTACACGTTCAAGGGGAAACCAGCCTTCGGCTTTGCCTTTGATATGGGGGCGCTCTCGAAGCTCTTCAGGAAAAAGGGGGACAGGAACAGGAAGAGGCTGAGAGGTGAGCCCAGGGATGTCTTTGCAGAGGCCAAGAGGCTCGTGAGAATGGGCATCCCGGTGGAGGTGGAGTGAATGAAGCGCTCCAACGGTTCCCCGATAAGGTTCGTCCTCCCCAAGGGGAGGCTCCTTCAGGGTTCGCTGGAGATCCTCAGAAAGGCCGGAATAGAGCTGAGACCTCCCGCGGAAAGGAGGCTGATCGAGAGGGTCGGCAGTTACGAGGTTCTCCTCGCGAGGGCCTTTGACGTTCCGGTTTACGTTGAGTACGGAATCGACGTCGGCATCTCCGGGAGCGACGTCGTTGAGGAGCGCGGGAGCGACGTCCTCATACCCCTCGAACTGCCCTTCGGGAAGTGCAGGCTGAGCCTGGCCATGCCGGCGGAGAGGGTCGTCGGGCCGGAAGAGATGGACGGCTACAGGATAGCCACCAAGTACCCGGGGATAACGAGGCGCTTCTTCGAGGGCCTCAACGTCGAGGTGGAGGTACTGAAGCTCCACGGGAGCATCGAGCTGGCGCCCAGGATAGGGATAGCCGACGCGATAGTGGACATCGTGGAGACAGGGAACACGCTCCGCGCCAACGGGCTCGTCGAGGTGGAGAAGATAATGGACGTCTCCGCTTTGCTCCTCGTGAACAGGATAGCCCAGAAAACTAAGTTTGAGGAGATAAACGAGCTTGTCTTTGCGATAAAAGAGGTGATTAAGGATGGATTTTGAGCTTGAGAGCTACGTCGCCGGAATGCTGAGGGACATCCGCGAGAGGGGGATCGAGGCGGTCAGGGAGTACTCCAGGAGGTTCGACGGCTACGACGGCCCCTTCAGGGTCACGAGGGAGGAGTTCACCGAGGCCGTGAGGAGCATCCCGCAGAGGGACAGGGAGATAATCCTCCGCACGATAGAACGCCTGTGGGAGTACCACGAGAAACAGATGGAGAAGGAGAGGCTGTTCCTCAAGAACGGCTCACTCTACGGCCTGATATACCGCCCGATAAGGAGGATAGGCATCTACGTCCCCGGCGGAAAGCCGCTCCCCTCGACGCTGATGATGGTGGCCGTGCCGGCGAAGATAGCAGGCGTTAAGGAGATAGCGGTGACTATTCCGCCGAAGGAGGGCAGAGTGAACCCCTACGTGCTCTACGTCGCCGACCTGCTCGGCATCGACGAGGTCTACAAGCTGGGCGGCGTCCAGGCGATAGGGGCGATGGCGTACGGCATCGGGATGAAGAAGGTGGACAAGATATTCGGGCCGGGAAACAGGTTCGTCAACGAGGCCAAGAGGCAGGTCTTCGGCGTTGTTGGAATAGACAGCCTGGCCGGGCCGTCGGAGATAGCCGTCATAGCTGACGGGACGGCGGAGAAGGAATACGTCCTGGCAGATCTACTCAGCCAGCTTGAGCACGGGAAGGACAGCAAGGCGTGGCTCCTCACGACCTCAAGGGAGCTGGCGGA
This window contains:
- a CDS encoding ATP phosphoribosyltransferase regulatory subunit yields the protein MRKGLLAESERLSEIGKYLRRTFELWGYREVFLPAIEEYREGLRKGTKFAYNNEFYVIKPDITSQILENIKEVPEKLKLYYISEVLDGGVRGQWQAGVEYIGGDVTKMAAEVLLTAITALEAVGIEEFYIDIGSLKVWEKATEDVEEFRAEIYRALVRRNFEIIERLPISKEKKEELWELFNFWGKESGYRKLDRIVEAVNDERLFIDFGTVRPLPYYRDVLFEVYSPELGKPLGGGGEYTFKGKPAFGFAFDMGALSKLFRKKGDRNRKRLRGEPRDVFAEAKRLVRMGIPVEVE
- the hisG gene encoding ATP phosphoribosyltransferase encodes the protein MRFVLPKGRLLQGSLEILRKAGIELRPPAERRLIERVGSYEVLLARAFDVPVYVEYGIDVGISGSDVVEERGSDVLIPLELPFGKCRLSLAMPAERVVGPEEMDGYRIATKYPGITRRFFEGLNVEVEVLKLHGSIELAPRIGIADAIVDIVETGNTLRANGLVEVEKIMDVSALLLVNRIAQKTKFEEINELVFAIKEVIKDGF
- the hisD gene encoding histidinol dehydrogenase, whose product is MDFELESYVAGMLRDIRERGIEAVREYSRRFDGYDGPFRVTREEFTEAVRSIPQRDREIILRTIERLWEYHEKQMEKERLFLKNGSLYGLIYRPIRRIGIYVPGGKPLPSTLMMVAVPAKIAGVKEIAVTIPPKEGRVNPYVLYVADLLGIDEVYKLGGVQAIGAMAYGIGMKKVDKIFGPGNRFVNEAKRQVFGVVGIDSLAGPSEIAVIADGTAEKEYVLADLLSQLEHGKDSKAWLLTTSRELAEYCSREGIEVMLCETLEECAEKANEIAPEHLEIITARPMELVDLIENAGAIYLGPYTPVPAADYFLGVNHVLPTGGAARFSGVLTVRDFLKPISVAQVSREEFLAERELGLRLAEIEGMAFHRRSME